The genomic window CGAGGAAGGGAAGTCAGTGCAGGGGAGAATTTGAGGCAAGGAACAAGAACACTCCCCTGGTGTAGGCTCTCCAATCGTGGGAAGGGGGATTGCGAGGAGGTGGCAACGCAGAAGCAACGCGGCAGGTTGCTTGACGTGGTGGAGATTCGGGCGGATAACGGTGCGGTGGCCAACGATGCGGTCAGCCAGGGATCGCGCAGCGAGGACCATTCAACGCAACAGGGAGTCTATCGCGTGAGGACGTGGAACGGGTTCGGCCTCCTGAGACCATTCGGGAGGGGAGTGCTCGGGCTGTTGGTGGTGTGGGGATGCCTCTCGGGAACGGCTGAGGGGCAGGAGCCTCAGGAGCGCAGTTGGCTCTTGCCAATGCCGGAGGTTCAGGCCGATCCGGAGATCCCGACGCTGGAGGAGGTGGTCGGACACCGGTGGGGAACGGAGATTTCCAGCCACGCCGAGACGCTCCGTTATCTGGAAGCCCTGGCCGAGGCGGCCCCCGATCGGGCGAAGCTTATGCCCTACGGACGATCGTACGAGGGACGATCCCTGGTCTATCTGGTCATCGCCTCGGCTGAGACCATAGGGCGGCTCGACGAGGTTCGAGCTGACAACCAGAAACTGGCCGATCCCCGGACCCTCAAGGCCGAGGAGATTGACGCCGTAATCAATCGTGCGCCGGCCATCGTCTGGCTGGCCTATTCGGTGCACGGCGATGAAAGCTCCTCGACTGATGCGGCCCTGCTCACCGCCTATACCTTGCTGGCCGATCAGCGTCCCGAAACCCAGGCCTGGCTGGACAACCTGGTTGTGATCATCGACCCGCTTCAGAACCCTGACGGGCGAGATCGGTTTGTCGGCTCGTATCGGCGAGGGCGGGGAGTATTCCCGCAGGCATCACCCTGGGCCAGCGAGCGGATTCAGCCCTGGCCAGGAGGACGCTACAATCATTATCTCTTTGACATGAATCGAGACTGGTATCTTCACTCGCAAATCGAAACAAAGGCCAAGGTGGCCGCTTATCTGGACTGGCAACCGCAGGTTTATGTCGATGCCCATGAGATGGGGGCCAATTCGAATTACTACTTCGACCCCTCCTCCGATCCGATCAACCCCCAGATCACTTCAAGGCAGGCCGATTGGGTCACCCGGATTGGGCGGCGACAGGCCGAGCTGTTTGATCGGTTCGGCTTCGCCTATACCACCCGCGAAATCTTCGACGCGTTCTATCCCGGCTACGGCTCGACCTGGCCAATGATGCAGGGCGGGCTCGGAATTCTCTGGGAACAGGCCGGCGTCCGAGGCTTGCTCGTCGATCGGGAGAACGAGACAACGCTGCATTACCACGACGCGGTCCGCCATCATTACGTGAGCGGCTTGGCAACAATCGAGGCGGCTTCAAATGGCCGGGCCGACCTGCTCAGGATGTTTACCGACGGCAGGGCCGAGGCCATTGAACGTGGGCAATCGGGGGAATCACCCGACGTCTTTCTCCTTCCCGGCTCAACCCCCCAGCGAGCGGCGTCACTAGCACGCTTGCTCAAGGCCAATGGCATCGAGGTCCGCCGCCTCACCGAGCCGGTCGAGGTCGACCTGGGATCGGGCGGCTTCAAGCAGCTCGCACCCTCAGGAAGTTATTATGTTCCGGCAGCCCAGCCGGCCGGACGGCTCGCCGAGACCTTGCTGGCCGAGCGTCAGGAGATGGACGAGGCGTTCATCGCTCGCCAGCTCGATCGCAAGGCCCAGCGTCTCGGTGACGAAATTTACGACGTGACCGCCTGGTCCTTGCCCCTGACCTTCGGCATCGAGGCCCTCCGGGGACAGCCGGCGCAGCAGCCTGCCTCCGAGCCGATCGACGACGAGGGCGATCGGCCGGTCGGATCAGTCGAGGGACCGGATCGCCCGCTCGTCGGCTACCTGGTTCCGACCGAAGACGAGGCTGGACTCAACGCCTTGTCCGATTGGCTGCAACAGGGGTTCCGCGTTCATGTGATCGAACAATCGTTTGTTCTCGACGGCAACTCGTTCGCCTCGGGAACCCTCTTGCTTCGGACGGCCGAGAATCCGGATCGCCTGCACACGGCCGTCCGAGAAGCTGCCGAACGCCACGGAGTGTCGATCACCGGCATCGACTCCAGCTTCGTCGATGAAGGAGCCGGCCTGGGAGGGCCCAACGTCTCGTGGGTCGAGCCTCCGCGGGTGTTGCTCGCGGTCGAGACGCCGGTCAGCCCGTTCGTCGGTCATACCTGGTACCTGTTTGATCAGGTCTGGAAGTACCCGACCACGCGGGTCGCAGCCTCGGAATTGGCGGGATCGGTCGATCTGGAAGACTTCAATGTGATCATTCTCCCCGATGGGAACTATGGTCGATCCTCCCGCTTTGACAGCGCCACCGCCGATCGGTTGCGGCGTTGGGTGACGTCGGGCGGCACCTTGATTCTCGTCGATGGCGCACTTCGCTGGGGCATTGAGGAAGAGATCGGGCTGGTTCCCACCGATCGCCGCGAAGTTCCCGTGCCGCCAGTTCCCGGTGAGGGGCTCGACCCGGCCGACGACTCAGAATCCTTGAACGCCGATCCCGCCCCCTCCGGATCGGAAGACCCGCCGAAGGAAACGCCCCGACCGGTCCCGGGGGCGATCTTGCGGGCGACCGTCTATGGCGACCACTGGGTGACGGTCGGGCTTCCCGAGTCGATCGAGATCCTGACGCAGACAAGCCTCATCGTCGATCCGCTCGATCCGACCGAGGGGCGGAATCTGGTCACGTTCGACCCCCAGGACGAGCCGGTCAGCGGCTTTTGCTGGCCCGATACACTTAAGGCCATCAGTCGATCGCCGCTGGTCCTGTCGCAATCGATCGGTGACGGGCACATCATCGGGTTTACCGATGATCCGAACGCGCGTGCCCTTTCCCCAGTAACCCAACGGCTGTTCCGCAATGCCGTCTTCTTCGGGCCGGGCCATTGAGCCAGCGGATCAGAGCGAATCCCAAGGGAGACGGGTGCGTTGCCTCACGAGTCGAGCGTTGAGGCAGCCCGTCTTCCCGTGTTGCCCGAGTCACGTTCGGCCGAGAACTACTTCGTCCAGTCGATGCGTCGAATCAGATCTTTCAAGGCCGCGAACTCGATCGGCTTGGCAAGGAGGTCCATGAACCCCGCATCAAGGCACTCCTGCACATCGACCTCGGTACTGTAGCCTGAGACGGCGATTCCGGGAATTGCCCCGAGCCGACGTTTCAGTTCCAGGCCGGAACCGTCGGGCAGACTCAGGTCACT from Tautonia rosea includes these protein-coding regions:
- a CDS encoding M14 family metallopeptidase; the protein is MATQKQRGRLLDVVEIRADNGAVANDAVSQGSRSEDHSTQQGVYRVRTWNGFGLLRPFGRGVLGLLVVWGCLSGTAEGQEPQERSWLLPMPEVQADPEIPTLEEVVGHRWGTEISSHAETLRYLEALAEAAPDRAKLMPYGRSYEGRSLVYLVIASAETIGRLDEVRADNQKLADPRTLKAEEIDAVINRAPAIVWLAYSVHGDESSSTDAALLTAYTLLADQRPETQAWLDNLVVIIDPLQNPDGRDRFVGSYRRGRGVFPQASPWASERIQPWPGGRYNHYLFDMNRDWYLHSQIETKAKVAAYLDWQPQVYVDAHEMGANSNYYFDPSSDPINPQITSRQADWVTRIGRRQAELFDRFGFAYTTREIFDAFYPGYGSTWPMMQGGLGILWEQAGVRGLLVDRENETTLHYHDAVRHHYVSGLATIEAASNGRADLLRMFTDGRAEAIERGQSGESPDVFLLPGSTPQRAASLARLLKANGIEVRRLTEPVEVDLGSGGFKQLAPSGSYYVPAAQPAGRLAETLLAERQEMDEAFIARQLDRKAQRLGDEIYDVTAWSLPLTFGIEALRGQPAQQPASEPIDDEGDRPVGSVEGPDRPLVGYLVPTEDEAGLNALSDWLQQGFRVHVIEQSFVLDGNSFASGTLLLRTAENPDRLHTAVREAAERHGVSITGIDSSFVDEGAGLGGPNVSWVEPPRVLLAVETPVSPFVGHTWYLFDQVWKYPTTRVAASELAGSVDLEDFNVIILPDGNYGRSSRFDSATADRLRRWVTSGGTLILVDGALRWGIEEEIGLVPTDRREVPVPPVPGEGLDPADDSESLNADPAPSGSEDPPKETPRPVPGAILRATVYGDHWVTVGLPESIEILTQTSLIVDPLDPTEGRNLVTFDPQDEPVSGFCWPDTLKAISRSPLVLSQSIGDGHIIGFTDDPNARALSPVTQRLFRNAVFFGPGH
- a CDS encoding response regulator, which produces MEDNPDIARVLSSLLARAGHVVTTAGSMTRAEQIAATSGPFDLLISDLSLPDGSGLELKRRLGAIPGIAVSGYSTEVDVQECLDAGFMDLLAKPIEFAALKDLIRRIDWTK